In Papio anubis isolate 15944 chromosome 20, Panubis1.0, whole genome shotgun sequence, the genomic window AAGGGAGAAGGGCAAGGCTGGGCCTGCGGGAGCGCGGCATGGCGGTCCCCGGGACTCCTCTCCGGGCGCCTCGTCTCGGTGCTTCACCCGTAACCCAAGCCAAGGCCCCGGTGTCTGCGGCAGGGTGGGCCGGGACCGGGGAGGGGGTGCCCAGCCGGGACCCCTGGGTCCCCCTAAGGCCGTGCGCAACTCGTAGCCAGAAGCCGGCCCGGCGCGTGGCTTCCCGGAAGGCCCGGCGCAGCCGGAAGGCGGGAGCGAGGGCGGGGCCAGCGCCGGGGCCGCCACCAAGGCCTGCGCGACCCTCCGCGGGGCTGAGACCgaggccggggccggggccggggagCCGGGGGCCACCCAGGCCCGGTCCGCAGCCGCCTCTGATCGCCGAGCGCGCCCCGCAGGCCTCGGCTCCCCCAGGTAAAGGTGCGCCCGGAGCCGGGGCGGGGCGCCTCCCAGGCCGCGCCCCGCGAGGGGAGGGGGCACCCCAAGAACAGGCCTGGAGGCCCGGGAGCGTCTAGGGGTGGGGGGGTCCCCGCCCTGCCGGTAGTCCGGCCCTCCCAGTGCCGGGATGGACACTGTTATTGTAGTCATTGTCcctatggagaaactgaggcacggagaggCTGAAGTGACACAagtaagcagcagagctgggactagagtCCCAGGCCCTGGCTTGGTGTCACTCAGTAGTGGCGTAGGCGTGGgtgtggtgggtgggggtggggtgcgggtggtggaggtggtgggagtGGGTGAGGTtgggtggggtggtgggtggaGTGGGGGGTGTGGGGTGGCCGGGGGGGGGGGCGTGGAAGATGTGATGGGTGGGGGGCGGAGAAGGCGGGGGTGGGGTGCAGAATGTGATGGGTAGCGGTGGGGTAGAGTGGAGGTGGCTggtggggcaggggcggggctgggggtggggtgctaGGTATTATAAATATGAAGTGGATCCTGACAGGACACCTGTGGGGCAGCAGAGCTGGCTGAGCCATATGGGAAGATCTGGGTGCTAGTTTAGGTTTGGTCAGGAAGGGCCATTAATGATTTAGGAGGTGAGATTAGGTTTGGGGGTGACAGGTAGTTtgttgagtttgtttgtttgtttgtgacagtcttgctctgttgtccaggctggaatgcaatggcgcgatctcggctcactgcaacctccacctcccgggtttaaacgattctcctgcctcagcctctcgagtaactgggattacagatgcccgccaccacgcccggctaatttttttttttttttttttttgagacggagtcttgctctgttacccaggctggagtgcagtggcacgatctcggctcactgcaacctccacctccctcgttcaagcaattcccctgcctctgagcctccggagtagctgggattacaggcgacaccaccatgcctggctatttttgttgttgttgttgttgttgtatttttagtagagacggggtttcaccatcttggccaggctagtctcaaactcctgaccttgtgatccacctgcctcagccttctacagtgctgggattacagacgtgagccaccgcgcctgaccaatttttgtattttttagtagagatggggtttcaccatcttgaaatagcacctgtagttccagctactcgggaggcccaggcggaagaattgcttgaggccagttccggaccagcctaggcaacacagggagaccgcgtttctagggagaaaaaaaaatgcaggaaggaaggggagagggaaagatggaaagagagaacgaaagtgggagaaagagaaaggaaaagaaggaaagaaaagaaaaggaaagaaagaaaggaaaggaaagaaaaagagaaagaaagaaatagggatACTTGGAGAAGCTTTGAAGGGACCTGTTTATTGATCAAGTAGGTAGGTAAGGTGCATGCTGCCAGGAGGGGCTGGGGTAGAGAGGGCAGGGCCCTGCTGTATGGGGGTGGGCAGCGGACGGCCTCTGCTCAGCCCTGGCCTCCATTGCTACACAGAATGGCAGGTCCAGTGTGATCTGGTCTTCTGGATTTTCAGGAGAAATCAGGAATCAGAGGTGCACGCAAaatctcctgatttttaaatattggcaactaatttgtttttaaaaaacaactatgaGCTAATCTAAAAATGTTTGCCAGTGGGATCCACCTACTGCCTTTGTGCTGGGGTATGGAGAGGTGGGAGGTCAATGTTGACAAGAGCCAGATctaattttttgttaaagaacAGGGTACTTGGAGTAGAGAGAGGCTTCCTCTCCCTCATCTCTTACAATCTGGTCCAAACTCAGAAAGCTAGGCTGCTGTCAGTGGAATGGGCTTGTCTCCATCTTTCTGTACCTCtcagagcagcctgggcaccTGCAAGAAAGCGGGGCTTCAAGTTGTCATTTGCCTTCCCTGTGGCTGGCAGATGGGCTTCCTGTGATCAGGGCCTGGTATGTGGGCAAATCTGAGTGTGAAATAGGTGTGATACAGTGGAGAGGGGGGAGCCACACTCCCACCCCCTGAGGTCTGtccccatcctccctcctcacccactTCCCTGTCATTTACAGACAAAGGCAGTCTTGCGGTGGGAGAAGGAGCAGGGTAGGCTTCCCTCTCAATCTGGCGAGCCTGGAGAATTCAGGAAGCTGAGCTTTTTAGCAAGGGCTCAGGAGGTGGAGTTACTAACCTTTCTTCCTCAACAAGAGCCTGTTAATGCTCTAACTTCTGAAATGATGATTGCAAATAAATTAAACCTTGGATGGAGTCAGCCACAACGTCTCTACCCATGGTGCAGAGCTATTAAAacgcagtgacttcctccacctGCCCTCACACACGCAGTGATAGCTGCTGGCCCTCCCATTCTGCAGAGCCCTGGGCTTGTGTCTCAGTGAAACCTGCCTCATTGTCTGAGATGTCACGGAAGTTCGTGGTCTCAcggccaaggaaatcaaggacgCAGACACTCCAGAGGGTAGGTTAGAGGAGAAGTTTAATAAACGAAATAAAGAAAGCTCTCTGGATCAGAGAGGGGTCCCAGAAAGATGGGCTGCCATTTTACAGTGAAATGCAAGGGTTTTTATAGACAAGCTGGTGGGAGGGGTGCTTCATTTACATAAGGTGTGAATTTCTGAGTCCTCCACCCCACCCTTTCTAGTGCACATGCGGGCTTCTTAGCCTGAGTTACTACTACTCCATGTTGCTTATTTCTTCCTACTGTGCATGTATGAAAAAaggttggggggcggggggtaGAACACTCCAAGATGGACATGCCTGGTCCAGGGTAGCTCTTCTTATCCGTGCCATGCAAGCCTCTGTGTCTgagtatttctttgtttttttgagacggagtcttgctctgctgccaggctggagtgcagtggcgtgatctcggctcactgcaacctctgccttccgggttcaagcgattctcctgcctcagcctcccgagtagctgggattacaggtgagcaccaccacacctggttaatttttgtattttttttagtagagacgggatttcaccatgttggccaggatggtctcaatctgttgacctcgtgatccgcccaccttggcctcccaaaatgctgggattagaggcatgagccaccgtgcccagccgtgtCTGAGTATTTATAAGTAGGGAGAGGACTGTGCTTACTGCGGCCCACCATATGTCTGTATGTCACACAGGGGACCCGTTTCTGTATTAGAGCTTGCCTTCCTTATCTGCGTTTTCTGAAAGGGAACCGACCTCttaggctgctttttgttagaagggaATTCTGCCAAGGACCCTTGCCCTATTTGCCTAATTGAttgctctctctcctctcacacTGATGCCGGCCTGGCTGGGCCAGGTAGAGTTGGAAGTAGCATTTTCGCAAGGACATCTCTTGAGCCTCTGTAGATTTTCACGTAAAGTCATTTGGAGCAGGTCGgaagctaggtttttttttttgggtagccAGTAGAGCTAAagtgtttatgtatatgtttcCTGCCTGCCTTTTTTCCACCTCTACATGCAttttcttgctgtgcagaaactgttTTGAGAGTGCAGACCCAAAACACCACTCCCCAAACTGCAGAAAAGCTGTTGTGGGAGTGGTGTCCAGGCACTGACCTGGAAGCCGGTCTTGCAGACCAAGCATGGCAGGGCTCAGGGTCTTCATACCCTGGGAAAGGGAGGTTCCTTGCAGCCTCCAAAGGGGCCCTCCCTTTTTCCAATATAATTGACAGATGAAAGCTGGATATAAACCAGAACGGAACTCAAAGGTGATTAGATATTTTACACCAGGATTTTGAGCTTTTTGTAAGATTttactgtaaaattattttctttggttaCCTTAATATGTACTTGAAATATATCTCATTTTgtgctggacgtggtggctcacgcctgtaatcctagcactttgagaggccaaggcaggcagatcacctgaggtcaggagttctagaccagcctggccaacatggtgaaaccccatctctactaaaaatacaaaaattagctaggtgtggtggtgcatgtctgtagtcccagctattcgggaggctgaggcaggagaatcgcttgaacctgggaggtggaggctgcagtgagccaagatcgtgccactacactgcagcctaggtgacctAGGTGACGGAgcaggctctgtctccaaaaaaaaaaaaaaaaaaaatctctctgtcaatatctctatctatctatgtcATTTTGTTTCAGGACCGTGGTGACTGGATAAATCAGGTTCTGCCTTCTGTCTCCGCATTTCCAAGTGGCTTCTGCCTGTTCAGTCGGGACACTGTTATAATGCCATTTTATCGTTTAGACATTTGTATGTAAACAAATCTTGACACTGGAATAGTGGAAGGGGGTTCTCTTCTGGGGACAAGGAGGAGGCATTCAACCTGTCAGCAAGCAAAGGAGCTGGGCAGGGCCTGGAAACCAGGAGACCAGGTTTTGGGAGACCCAGGGCACAGGGTAGTCAGAGCAGGGACCTACAGGCCTGAGTGCACCTCCAGTCCCTTATATGAGCAGGGCTTATAAGGCCTGCCCTCCCACTGCCTCTTATACTTCATGGGGCCAAAAAGACATATCTAGGGGTGCTTGTTTGCAATTTCTGAATTTGAAGACTGAGTAACAAATGTCAGAGTCCTGGGTTTTGCCCTCTTGGGGTCTTGCTGCCCACAGTGAGATCAGAGGAGCACTTTGGGGGCTTGTTGGACATGCAGAATCTTACCCTCCCATACTGGCTGCATCTAACAAGGTTTTCAGTGATTCCTGTGCACTTGTGGAGAACAGGTCTAATGTGTaccaaaggggaaaaagaagggaaatggaCAGGGGCAGGAGCGCAGGAGGCTCTCCTGGGACTGCAGAGAAGTTCTGAGAACCTGACTTTGTGGTCTTCTCATGGATTCATGGGTTTGTTCTCTGGGCTCAAAATTACATCCTAGGATTGGGAGAGCAATTGTACAGTAGGGACTTTTGCTTCTGGGTCATCCTTGGGTCAGAAAAGCACAcatgtctgggtgtggtggcccatgcctgtaatcccagcactctgggaggctgaggcaggaagattgcttgagctcaggaagtcaagaccaggctgggcggccgggcgcggtggctcaagcctgtaatcccagcactttgggaggccgagacgggcggatcacgaggtcaggagatcgagaccatcctggctaacacggtgaaaccccatctctattaagaaatacaaaaaactagccgggcgaggtggcaggcgcctgtagtcccagctactcgggaggctgaggccggagaatggcgtgaacccgggaggcggagcttgcagtgagctgagatccggccactgcactccagcctgggcgacagagcgagactccgtctcaaaaaaaaaaaagaccaggctgggcaacattgcgagaccctgtctgtatgaaaacaaaaaattaactgagcgtggtgttgcatgcctttagcccccgctactcaggagactgaggtgggaggatcactgtagcccaggagttcaaggctgcagtgagccatgatcgcaccactgcacaccagcttgggcaacaagagacactgtctctgaaaaaaaacaaaaacaaaaacaaacaaaaaaaaccctcatataACATATAACCCAAAGATATTAAGGCCaaatgtagtggctcatgcctgtaatcctaacactttgagaggctaaggcaggatcccttaagcccaggagttcaagaccagcctgggcaacatagtagtcatctctactaagaataaaaataaaattagctgggcgtggtgattgcacacctgtagtcccatctactcaggaggctgaggtgggaggatcgcttgagcccaagaggtcaaggctgcagtgagttgtgattgtgccactgcacttcagcctgggcaacaaagcaagaccctgtctcaaaaaacaaaaaaagataataaacaatAGAATCTATCCATAACTTCCTCAGTCGAGTTGCTGTAGCACCTGTTTCAATATTTCCACCTAGAATGAAATGGGAAGTGCCGGTGAGAATGGGAAGTACTGCTGGAGCCTTGGGCTCAGCCAGAGCTCTGAGGAGATCCCCCAACTCGTGGCCCCTTTGATTTTCTCAGCCCTTGGGCTCTCTAGAGCCTACCCTTCCCTGCTCTGGCTCCAGCGTGGCACACATTTTCCCTACCGTGGAGGATTGTGCTAAAGGTCATTGTGCCGAAGGTCCACTTGCCCGTCCATCTTTCTGTCCATATATATCGCAAAGCCTGGGAATGctttcatgtattttattctccCTGCTTTATCTTGTCCCTGCTTTTAGTGTCCCATGGGTACAACTGTGTTGACTTTTAAGAGCAGTTGCTTAAGGCAGCCCAGTGTGTGCGTTAGTAACAGTGTTCGTTCAGAGCCATCCTGGGTCGGGAGCCTGCAGGCTTCCAGACTTATGCCAGGTGCTTCCTGCCCATCCTGCTGGCACCATCTGAGAGTCCAGCCTGCAGGGACTGTCTCCGTCTTAGAGGGAAGGTATCTGACCCTCTGCTCAGGGCCCACCAGAGGTGAGTGCCCGTGTAGTCACAGAGTCCCATCCCTTCCCCGGTTCTGGCTTGGCCTCAGCTCAGATGCCTCATGCCAGGATTTCCCGGTCTCTGCTGGACTTTGTGTGCAGGGCATTCCCCGGGCCAGTGCAAAGGCCACTGATGCCAGAAGGGTCAGACCACCTCCCTCGTGATGAACCAGCAGAACATATGGCCGGGTTGCTCCTTAATCTGTCCTAAGTCAGAAGTTAATCAGAGGGCAAAGAAGACCTTTCACCCACTCAGCCGCTGCTGTTTGCTTATTCACTGACTGCCGCCTGCCCTGTCTGTGGGAATTTTCCACCGTCTGGATGCTGTCTCATACAGGCGCTTGGAGCTGCTGTGCTCTCCTGAAAAGGGGGACCCTTCCTTACAACTCTGGGGACTAGAGTGGCATTAATACTCTTATGCTCATTAAAACTGTCCCTCTGAACTTCTCCCTTGAAGGCCCGCCACGATGACCATCATGGTGGAGGACATCATGAAGCTGCTGTGCTCCCTTTCTGGGGAGAGGAAGATGAAGGCGGCTGTCAAGCACTCTGGGAAGGGTGCCCTGGTCACAGGGGCCGTGGCCTTCGTCGGGGGTTTGGTGGGCGGCCCGCCGGGACTTGCCGTTGGTAAGTGCAGGTGTCTCACAGAGACAGCCAGCCTCGGGGATGTCATAAAAGGGCCGTTgaaacacagggagaaggccaggcgcggtggctcacacctgtaatcccaggactttgggaggcggaggcgggtggatcacctgaggtcaggagttcgagaccagcctgcccaacatggtgaaaccctgcccctactaaaaatacaaaaaatagctgggcgtggtggcacatgcctataatcccagctactcgggagactgaggcaggagaatcgcttaaacccgggaggcaaaagttgcagtgaaccaagatcgtgccattgcactccagcctgggcgacagaatgagattccatctcagaaaaggaaaaaagaaaataaacacagggAGAAATGAACTCGTACAAGTGGTGGCATGCATCTCGTGGGAGGAGTTGGTGGAGTTAAGGTTGCCTCTGAGAAAtgttctttgcagatataatttgTCCGTTGGAAATGCAAGCTTCTGTGTGAATGTCTCAGAAGTGTGGGGCACTCTTGAAAATGGCATCTGTGTCATTTGGGCCTAGAGGCACCTTTTCCCCAGTGCTAGGATCCCAGAATAAGTATCAGAGCAGCAGGCCTCTGAAGATCCCAGGGTGTCCTGGGTCCCATGGTGGCCTCCCTCACCCTGATCATGACTGCAAGGTCCCTGCAGAAAGGAAACcggggaggaggctgggaggggccaTGCACCTTCTCAGCACATGCGGTGTGGCCATTTCATGTGAGCGGGCTCGTTCTGAGAGAGCTCCCCTGTTCTGAAAGAGACTACCCAAAGAACTGCCTTTCACCCCTAGAGGGCCTGCCCACCTCTAccacctgctttttttctttcttttttgagacggaatctcactctgtcgcccagactggagtgcagtggcatgatctcggctcactgcaacctctgcctcgcgggttcaagtgattctcctgcctcagcctcttgagtagctgggactacaggtgtgcgccaccacacccagctaatttttgtatttttagtagagacggggttttgccctgttggccaggctggtctcaaactcctggccacaagtgatccacccgccttggcctcccaaagtgctaggattacaggcatgagccactgtgcctggccatttacCACCtgcttttatttgaaaatcaatttctGGCAATGAATGAAAGTTTGGCTAATTTTTCCACTGTTCCTTGCAGCTAGGATGAAGTGACTTTCTTTGGCTTGGGGAAGGAAGAATTCCTGTGTCCTGAGCCTCAGAAGGTCTACCTGCCCTGGGGCTGTGGCTCAAACCATAGATGGAGTCAGAGAGCTGACCCTCCTTCAGACCTGAGCTGGGCAGGGGCCAAGCGAGGCCTCCTGGTGGCTTCTAGGTGGCTGCAGGGACCTGCTTCTGTTTAACAGGGATTCTTATGATGACTGCATTTGTCACATCGGGCATGGCAGATATGTGCCACATGCCTGCTCTGTGCTGGCCAGCCTGAGCTGGGGACACGGGGCCTGGAGAGCTTACCATCTGGTGGAGATCCCTTCCGTGTGGCACGTAGTCTCCATGCTCACAGGCGGGAGAGAGAAGCGCTTTTCTGCTGAGGTTGCCTTCCGTTCCCCAGCTCGCTGGTGGGGTTCCTGCTCTGTTCTTCCCTTCTGTAGTGGGATTGACATTCAAGGACATTTCGTTAAGCTGAGGCTCAcattggagagaaaaataaatatgtgggtgGCCCCAGACCTTCCCTCTCcatattttcctttccaaacCCCATGAATTAGTGAGGCCTGACTTCAGCATCTTGCCATCTGAGAAGGAACCGGAGATGGGGGAGACAGGACCGTTTCCTTCTTCCTCTATGACACTCTGCATCTGTGCCCCCACCTCCATCAGTGCTCAGGGAAAAGCTTTGGGGATCATTTTATCATGTAGCTGTGCCCAGATGCTATTTTGGGAGCACATATTTTATTCAGATTGAGTAAAAGCTGGTGGAGAACAGGATGTCCACTAAGAGAGCCCGGGGGATTCACTACTTCCAGGCCCTGTTCACGGGCGGGAGCATCATTTTACCCTGAAAACAAAGGAATTTTCTCCTCTCCAAAGAGCCAGTAATTTGCTGGTCGATATTCCTGGCGACTTTTTGCATTAAGTGCTGCTCTAAATCAAATATTGATGTTCTCATAAAGGTTTAGTGCACATGAGTGCAACTCTTGTCGACTCTGAGCATTTCACTGGTGTCGTGGGGAAAAGTTCAGTAAAACTTGTAAATTAGCTGGCTCTCCCTCCCCAGAATGTACCTTTCTTTTGCAGAGGAGGGGAACACTGTCTGCATGTCACATTCAGCCTCTGGGTTATGGGGCTGGCCCCAGCTGCATACCCGGGGTGGTGTCTGCTCCAGAGGCCTCGGTGCTTGGCTTCCAGAAGCAGCAAGCACTGGTTTTGCTGCCTGTCGTCTGAGTCCAGCCAGCCAGTGGGTTCTCTCTGGCCTGGGCTGCATTTTTGAAAGAAACTTTTCATTTCGCAATAATGTTAGGTTTACAGAGAAGTCGCGAAGATAGTACAAAGGATTCCTGTATGTCCTCCACCCAGTTTTGGTCCTCCTAGCGTTCACGTATATTACTGTACACTTGTCAAAACTAaaaccagctgggtgcagtggctcatgcctttgtagtctcagcactttgggaggcttgaggctgaaagatcacttgagcccagcagtttgagaccagactgggcaacataatgagactcctgtctctacaaaaaataaaaaaaaaaattagccaggcatggtggtgcaagcctgtaatcccagctacttgggaggccaaggtgggaggattgcttctgTGTGTTGGGCCTCAGAAGGTCTATGCGGTTCAAGGCTTGGTTGGCCCAGACAGTAGGCTGGGATGAAATCAGAGCCTGCCAGCCATccgacctcagcagaggaggggCCAGGTAAGGCCCACCCGCCCCCTCACTCTTCTTAGTTCCTCCCTGGCTCTTGGAGGCACTTGACTTTGGACCCCTTCCCTAGGGCACCTTCCCTTCCTCCGCACCATATCCTGCACGTGGCCTCTTCAGGTAGAACTTTCCATGGATACAAGGTCTTTAAGTCCCAGAATAGCATGACCTAACCTTGGCAAtgagtttacatttaaaaataatgtttctgcCCTTTTAGGGTGGCAGAAGGAGAAATAGTAAACTACCTTagatttgttgtttatttttattttttatttttttgaggtggagtctcactctattgcccaggctggagtgcagtggcgcagtatcggctcactgcagcctttgcctcccaggttcaagtgattttcctgcctcagcctcctgagtagctgggattacaggcgcccaccacgatgcctggctaatttttggtatttttagtagagacggggtttcaccatgttggccaggctagtctcgaactcctgacctcgtgatttgcccacctcagcctctcaaagtgctgagattacaggcatgagccactgcacccggccagatttGTTATTTATCATTGTACAACTTGGAGGGGTTCTATGAAAAGCACTGCTTCAAGAGGAAAGAGCCTCCTTATCTATCCCCAGGTCCTTTAACCACGTGGGCTCACAGGAGATTTCGTAAGTTCAGGGGCAAGGAGCTTATCAGCTGCGTAATGGAGGAAATTCAGTCTCACCACTGAGATGGTTTcgtttttgaagacagagtctcgttctgttgctcaggctggagtgcagtggtatgatctcggctcactgcaacctccacctcccaggttcaagtgattctcctgcctcagcttctgagtagctgggattacaggtgtgtgccaccacgcccaggtaatttttctatttttagtagagatggtgtttcaccttatcgaccatgctggtctcaaaactcctgacctcaggtgatccacctgccttggcctcccaaagcgctggtattacaggcgtgagccactgcacccagcccgagATGGTTTCTCTTGAAAATGCATTTgtggctggtcacagtggctcacgcctgtaatcccagcactgtggggccCTGCagtaggcagatcatctgaggtcaggagttcgagaccagcctggccaacatggtgaaaccccgtctctactaaaaatacaaaaattagccaggtatggtggtgtgcacctgtaatcccagctactcaggaggctgaggtgggagaatggcttgaacccgggagtcagaggttgcagtgagccgagatcgtgtcattgcactccaccctgggcaacagaacgaggctcggtctaaaaaaaaaaagaaaaaaaaaagaaaatacatttgtttctCAGCCTTCTCCTTTGTGATGAGAAAGGGATTTTTGCAGTAAGCCCAGGAACCTCCGTCAGGTCATGAAGAAGATCTTAGTGGGCCCAGCACTGAGGTGGGAGATGGGGCAGGCAGGCATCATTTTGCATCCCTAAAAATATGGAGCTTAGGGAATGTGTGTTGGGTGTCAATTATCTGAGCCAAATGGACAGAAGACTGCATAAACCTTTGCCCTTCACACTGGCTGGCGGAGCAGGCATGGCACCAAGCCCGCTCTGGCTCGCTCATGAATGCGCCTGCTCATGGTAATGGTGATGTGTGCTCAGTGGGAACTTAAGAAAGGCCATCGCTTATGAATAAGACCCCACTAATTGAACGATTCCTTGTTTTCTAGGAGGGGCTGTCGGGGGGCTGTTAGGTGCCTGGATGACAAGTGGACAGTTTAAGCCAATTCCTCAAATCCTAATGGAGCTGCCCCCTGCCGAGCAACAGAAGCTCTTTAAGGAAGCCATGGCCATCATCAGGCACCTAGAGTGGACGGATGCCGTGCAGCTGACCGCGCTGGTCATGGGCAGCGAGGCcctgcagcagcagctgctggccAT contains:
- the C20H19orf12 gene encoding protein C19orf12 homolog isoform X1; the encoded protein is MAVPGTPLRAPRLGASPVTQAKAPVSAAGWAGTGEGVPSRDPWVPLRPCATRSQKPARRVASRKARRSRKAGARAGPAPGPPPRPARPSAGLRPRPGPGPGSRGPPRPGPQPPLIAERAPQASAPPGGAVGGLLGAWMTSGQFKPIPQILMELPPAEQQKLFKEAMAIIRHLEWTDAVQLTALVMGSEALQQQLLAMLVNYITKELRAEIQYDD
- the C20H19orf12 gene encoding protein C19orf12 homolog isoform X2 — protein: MAVPGTPLRAPRLGASPVTQAKAPVSAAGWAGTGEGVPSRDPWVPLRPCATRSQKPARRVASRKARRSRKAGARAGPAPGPPPRPARPSAGLRPRPGPGPGSRGPPRPGPQPPLIAERAPQASAPPEPWACVSVKPASLSEMSRKFVVSRPRKSRTQTLQRVG
- the C20H19orf12 gene encoding protein C19orf12 homolog isoform X3 → MTIMVEDIMKLLCSLSGERKMKAAVKHSGKGALVTGAVAFVGGLVGGPPGLAVGGAVGGLLGAWMTSGQFKPIPQILMELPPAEQQKLFKEAMAIIRHLEWTDAVQLTALVMGSEALQQQLLAMLVNYITKELRAEIQYDD